The following are encoded together in the Roseobacter denitrificans OCh 114 genome:
- a CDS encoding EamA family transporter, which translates to MTDWLISIEGTAAGHRLALWLAILAAFLHAVFGALQKGRHDPWISRGAIDFSYMVMAAPFAFFVVPWPEPHMWPIFAGAWVIHTLYKILQAMAYTRGAYTVVYPVVRGTGPLFAVIGAYLIFGETFTLVQWGGIVVLLSGIFGLAIYNMIFLVSERDTLHAALGFAVLTGLFVALYTTYDAYGIRATANPFTFLAWFFLIDGFFMPLVAVRRWWAMPSTARPELPALAMRGVSGGFIAYFSFGSIMLATRLDKVGEAAVLRETSTVFAAIIGWLFLKETVGPRRIALMALIALGAVIVEVGG; encoded by the coding sequence ATGACAGATTGGCTGATCTCCATCGAAGGCACCGCGGCGGGCCACCGGCTGGCCCTCTGGCTGGCCATCCTGGCGGCGTTTCTGCATGCGGTCTTTGGTGCCTTGCAAAAGGGCAGGCATGATCCGTGGATATCCCGCGGGGCCATTGATTTTTCCTACATGGTGATGGCGGCACCTTTTGCGTTCTTCGTCGTGCCCTGGCCGGAACCACATATGTGGCCGATCTTTGCTGGGGCCTGGGTGATCCATACGCTCTACAAAATACTGCAAGCCATGGCCTATACGCGCGGCGCTTACACGGTTGTCTACCCGGTTGTGCGCGGCACCGGCCCGCTTTTTGCTGTCATCGGTGCCTATCTGATCTTTGGCGAGACATTCACCCTCGTGCAATGGGGCGGCATCGTAGTGTTGTTGTCGGGCATCTTCGGGTTGGCCATCTACAACATGATATTTCTGGTATCAGAGCGTGACACGCTGCATGCAGCCTTGGGGTTTGCCGTGCTCACCGGGTTATTCGTGGCTCTTTACACAACCTATGACGCCTACGGGATTCGCGCCACGGCCAACCCGTTCACATTTCTGGCGTGGTTCTTTCTGATTGATGGTTTTTTCATGCCGCTTGTGGCCGTGCGCCGCTGGTGGGCCATGCCGAGCACCGCGCGCCCGGAACTGCCAGCGCTCGCGATGCGCGGTGTGAGCGGTGGATTCATTGCATATTTCAGTTTTGGCAGCATCATGCTTGCCACACGGCTTGATAAGGTCGGCGAAGCGGCGGTGTTGCGCGAAACATCGACGGTTTTTGCGGCGATCATCGGGTGGCTGTTTCTGAAAGAAACCGTCGGGCCGCGGCGCATTGCGCTTATGGCATTGATTGCGCTGGGGGCCGTGATAGTTGAGGTGGGCGGATAG
- a CDS encoding inner membrane-spanning protein YciB, with amino-acid sequence MSDEKTINPILKQVLELGPTILFFLIYLRIKDDVFVFGGTEYTGFIVAALIFVPILLVAMGILWALTGKLSRMQVFTAFMVIFFGGLTAWFNDERFFKMKTTIVYGVFAALLGIGLMQGRSYLAYVMSELMPMRDEGWMILTRRLCAAFLALAVANEIVWRTMSTDAWVKIETFGFPIALMAFLMWQFTSLQSYMIDEDSTDET; translated from the coding sequence GTGAGCGACGAAAAAACCATCAACCCCATCCTGAAACAGGTGCTGGAACTGGGGCCGACCATTTTATTCTTCCTGATTTACCTCAGGATCAAGGACGACGTCTTTGTGTTTGGCGGCACCGAGTATACCGGCTTTATCGTTGCGGCCTTGATCTTTGTGCCGATTTTGCTGGTTGCGATGGGCATACTCTGGGCGCTGACCGGCAAGCTGAGCCGGATGCAGGTGTTCACGGCCTTCATGGTGATCTTCTTTGGCGGGTTGACCGCATGGTTCAACGATGAACGGTTTTTCAAGATGAAGACGACCATCGTCTACGGCGTGTTTGCCGCTTTGCTCGGGATCGGTTTGATGCAGGGCCGCTCCTATCTGGCCTATGTGATGAGCGAGTTGATGCCAATGCGCGATGAGGGCTGGATGATCCTGACCCGTCGTCTGTGCGCGGCATTCCTTGCACTGGCGGTGGCGAATGAAATCGTCTGGCGCACCATGTCGACAGATGCATGGGTCAAGATCGAAACCTTTGGCTTTCCGATTGCGCTGATGGCCTTCCTGATGTGGCAGTTCACGTCCTTGCAAAGCTACATGATCGACGAGGACAGCACCGACGAGACCTAG
- a CDS encoding Crp/Fnr family transcriptional regulator: MYGSVLTPEHMVYLAGAFYVAGMAITNQIILRLLILAGTCVYLIYYAIIGDTPLWEAIYVSLLIGIANIGGLSSLIARQSRLAIPRAHADIFYDFPRLPPGDFRALMKLAKRYTVEQDTQVTLEGEMGEKLYFVLKGATLVRKGEQAFVLPPKLFLGEVSFLTGVPSSASAWLEEGAEVLEWQFDDLRRKCARNPRFNLALEAAISLDLAAKVARSMGESSVHVDNIPSPMVNALSDVRRN; the protein is encoded by the coding sequence ATGTACGGTAGCGTATTGACGCCGGAGCACATGGTTTACCTTGCCGGTGCTTTTTATGTCGCAGGTATGGCGATCACAAATCAGATCATCCTGCGGCTGCTCATTCTGGCGGGAACCTGCGTTTATCTGATCTATTATGCGATCATTGGCGACACCCCCTTGTGGGAAGCGATCTATGTGAGCCTGCTGATCGGCATCGCAAACATCGGAGGGTTGAGCAGCCTGATCGCGCGCCAGTCGCGTCTGGCGATCCCGCGCGCCCACGCCGATATCTTCTACGACTTTCCGCGTCTGCCACCGGGGGATTTTCGCGCCCTGATGAAGCTCGCCAAACGCTATACGGTCGAACAGGACACGCAGGTCACCCTCGAAGGCGAAATGGGCGAAAAACTGTACTTTGTACTCAAGGGCGCGACGCTTGTGCGCAAGGGCGAGCAGGCCTTTGTCCTGCCTCCCAAGCTGTTTCTGGGTGAGGTGTCATTTCTGACCGGTGTCCCCAGTTCCGCCTCGGCGTGGCTGGAAGAAGGCGCCGAGGTGCTGGAGTGGCAATTCGATGATCTGCGGCGCAAGTGCGCGCGCAATCCGCGCTTCAACCTCGCGCTGGAGGCCGCGATTTCACTGGATCTGGCGGCGAAGGTTGCACGCTCCATGGGCGAATCTTCGGTTCATGTGGACAATATTCCGTCGCCGATGGTGAATGCCTTGTCAGATGTCCGGCGCAACTAG
- a CDS encoding glutathione S-transferase N-terminal domain-containing protein — MSQPIDLFFWPTPNGWKISIALEEMGLPYATHLIDIGAGDQFASDFLKIAPNNRMPAIIDPEGPDGAPVSVFESGAILQYLAGKTGLFGGQTARDRIAVTEWLMWQMGGLGPMAGQAHHFLKYAPAMDPPHDLPYAKNRYRTEVERLYGVLDRQLARHEYVAGDFYSIADMSIWGWASLWEGQQQSLDDKPHLERWLETVSARPGVIAGRALHADKRGDFRKYKAAQDQLFSKP; from the coding sequence ATGAGCCAGCCTATTGATCTGTTTTTCTGGCCCACGCCAAACGGCTGGAAGATTTCGATAGCGCTTGAGGAAATGGGCCTGCCCTATGCGACACATCTCATTGATATCGGGGCTGGCGATCAATTCGCTTCCGACTTCCTGAAAATTGCACCAAACAACAGGATGCCCGCAATCATCGACCCTGAGGGGCCAGATGGTGCGCCGGTTTCGGTTTTCGAATCCGGTGCCATCCTGCAATACCTCGCCGGGAAAACCGGCCTTTTCGGTGGCCAGACCGCCCGCGACAGGATCGCTGTGACCGAGTGGCTGATGTGGCAGATGGGCGGCCTTGGCCCTATGGCCGGTCAGGCGCATCATTTCTTGAAATATGCGCCGGCAATGGACCCGCCCCATGATCTGCCCTATGCGAAAAACAGGTACAGAACCGAGGTTGAAAGGCTATACGGCGTGCTGGATCGTCAACTGGCCCGCCATGAATATGTCGCCGGTGATTTCTACTCGATTGCGGATATGTCGATTTGGGGTTGGGCATCTCTTTGGGAAGGTCAGCAGCAATCCCTTGACGATAAACCACATCTTGAACGCTGGCTTGAGACGGTGAGTGCGCGCCCCGGTGTCATCGCAGGCCGCGCGCTGCATGCGGACAAACGCGGGGATTTCCGCAAGTACAAGGCCGCGCAGGATCAACTGTTCTCAAAACCCTGA
- a CDS encoding alpha/beta hydrolase has product MPLLRINATPSDLALHDTSTGLRRRLRALAAAPGPVVIMVHGYKYAPASPDHCPHRKLFGEAEHSWPAALGFKGVHPAEGLAIAFGWYARGSLRSVHQRAAQLGTQLAHVIARLKTHAPQRPVHIIAHSMGSEAALSALAHLPTGAVDRMVLLTGASYANRASKLLETPAGRSARVLNVTSRENDLFDAAFERLVKPEHPGDHAIGRGIRAQNAVTLQLDCQQTITGLHQIGLPISPRSKRICHWSAYKRPGVMQLYARFLRDPEILRLAQLKAILPETPAPRWSRLLQMPGQIRIPQDFDLSHRTHQVGSGVRLPNATCLRSDKNEPAY; this is encoded by the coding sequence ATGCCTTTACTCAGGATCAATGCCACGCCGTCGGATCTTGCCCTGCATGACACCTCGACCGGGCTGCGTCGCAGGCTGCGCGCGCTGGCCGCCGCACCCGGACCCGTCGTCATCATGGTGCATGGATACAAATACGCCCCCGCCTCCCCTGATCACTGTCCACACCGCAAGCTCTTTGGAGAAGCTGAACACAGTTGGCCCGCCGCACTCGGGTTCAAGGGGGTGCATCCCGCCGAAGGGCTCGCGATCGCCTTTGGCTGGTATGCCCGCGGCTCGCTTAGATCCGTGCACCAAAGAGCCGCGCAGCTTGGCACACAACTTGCGCATGTTATCGCACGGCTTAAGACCCACGCACCGCAGCGCCCGGTCCATATCATTGCGCATTCCATGGGGTCCGAAGCCGCACTCAGCGCTTTGGCGCATTTGCCGACAGGTGCGGTGGACCGCATGGTTTTGCTGACCGGTGCAAGCTATGCGAACCGCGCAAGCAAACTGTTGGAAACGCCAGCGGGGCGCAGCGCGCGGGTCTTGAATGTGACCAGCCGCGAAAACGATCTTTTTGATGCGGCATTCGAACGCCTGGTCAAACCCGAACATCCCGGAGATCATGCCATCGGCCGGGGCATACGAGCGCAAAATGCCGTCACGCTGCAACTTGACTGCCAGCAAACGATTACAGGTTTGCACCAGATCGGCCTGCCCATTTCACCCCGCAGCAAGCGCATATGCCACTGGTCTGCCTACAAGCGCCCCGGGGTCATGCAACTTTACGCGCGTTTCCTGCGCGACCCGGAAATTCTTCGGCTTGCGCAACTCAAGGCCATATTGCCTGAAACACCCGCGCCCAGATGGTCGCGGCTTCTGCAAATGCCCGGGCAAATTCGCATCCCTCAGGATTTTGACTTGTCGCATCGCACACATCAGGTAGGCTCCGGCGTGCGCCTGCCCAATGCGACCTGCCTGCGGAGTGACAAGAATGAGCCAGCCTATTGA